The proteins below are encoded in one region of Paraburkholderia aromaticivorans:
- a CDS encoding sugar ABC transporter ATP-binding protein encodes MTHPASEPNPPAGDTAGATGATAGGATHADGTTNALEPILATAGVSKTFPGVKALQRVDFRLFPGEIHTLMGQNGAGKSTLINVLTGVLAPDAGTIRLCGELVAFASPQEAEAAGVRTLYQEVNLCPNLSVAENIFAGRQPRRFGAIDWPDIKRRAQAALARLDVTLDVTRSLDAYPIAVQQMVAIARALSVDARVLILDEPTSSLDDGEVSQLFKILRHLKQSGIAILFVTHFIEQTYAISDRITVMRNGEREGEYLARDLPADQLVSKMVGHERMSARLREAAHEGHDVHEGPQAAQAVQPFVELRGVGRRGTMQPIDLDVQPGQILGLAGLLGSGRTETARLLFGADRADSGTILVEGRPVRLRSPRDAVRHGIGYCAEDRKKEGIVAELSIRENILLALQARRGWWRKINRQRARELADLWIERLGIKTSDAEQPIGLLSGGNQQKALLARWLATDPKLLILDEPTRGIDVAAKFDIMDRLLALCASGLSILFISSEISEVLRVSHRVVVLRDRRKIAEVVGKASNEDNIYRLIAGSGE; translated from the coding sequence ATGACGCATCCCGCTTCCGAACCGAATCCGCCAGCTGGCGACACCGCGGGTGCCACTGGCGCGACTGCCGGCGGCGCAACCCATGCCGACGGCACCACGAACGCACTCGAACCCATTCTCGCCACCGCCGGCGTCAGCAAGACATTCCCGGGCGTGAAGGCGCTGCAGCGGGTCGATTTTCGCCTGTTCCCCGGCGAGATTCACACGCTGATGGGGCAGAACGGCGCGGGCAAATCCACTTTGATCAATGTGCTCACCGGTGTGTTGGCGCCGGACGCCGGCACGATCCGCCTCTGTGGCGAGTTGGTGGCGTTCGCCTCGCCGCAGGAAGCCGAAGCGGCCGGCGTGCGCACGCTGTATCAGGAAGTGAACCTGTGCCCGAATCTCTCCGTGGCAGAGAACATTTTCGCGGGCCGGCAGCCGAGGCGCTTCGGCGCGATCGACTGGCCCGACATCAAGCGGCGCGCCCAAGCCGCGCTGGCGCGCCTCGACGTGACACTCGACGTCACCCGTTCGCTCGACGCCTATCCGATCGCCGTGCAGCAGATGGTGGCCATCGCGCGGGCGCTTTCGGTCGACGCGCGCGTCCTGATCCTCGACGAACCGACCTCGAGCCTCGACGACGGCGAAGTGAGCCAGCTTTTCAAAATACTTCGCCATCTTAAGCAATCGGGTATTGCGATTCTGTTCGTCACGCACTTCATCGAGCAGACGTACGCCATTTCCGATCGTATTACGGTGATGCGCAATGGCGAGCGCGAAGGCGAATATCTCGCACGTGACCTGCCGGCCGATCAACTCGTGTCGAAGATGGTCGGCCACGAGCGCATGAGCGCGCGTTTGCGCGAAGCCGCGCATGAAGGGCACGACGTCCATGAAGGGCCGCAAGCCGCGCAGGCCGTCCAGCCGTTCGTCGAGTTGCGCGGTGTCGGACGGCGCGGCACGATGCAGCCGATCGACCTCGACGTGCAGCCGGGTCAGATCCTCGGCCTTGCCGGTTTGCTCGGCTCGGGCCGCACGGAAACCGCGCGGCTGTTGTTCGGAGCAGACCGTGCCGACAGCGGCACGATTCTGGTGGAGGGCCGCCCCGTGCGGCTGCGTTCGCCGCGCGACGCGGTGCGCCACGGCATCGGCTATTGCGCGGAAGACCGCAAGAAAGAGGGCATCGTCGCCGAACTGTCGATCCGCGAGAACATCCTGCTGGCGTTGCAGGCGCGGCGTGGCTGGTGGCGCAAGATCAACCGGCAACGCGCGCGTGAACTGGCCGATCTATGGATCGAGCGGCTCGGCATCAAGACGTCGGATGCGGAACAGCCGATCGGCCTGCTGTCCGGCGGCAATCAGCAGAAAGCGCTGCTGGCGCGCTGGCTCGCCACCGACCCCAAGCTGCTGATCCTGGACGAACCGACGCGCGGCATCGACGTCGCGGCCAAGTTCGACATCATGGATCGTCTGCTGGCGCTATGCGCGAGCGGGTTGAGCATCCTGTTCATTTCGTCGGAGATTAGCGAGGTGCTACGCGTCAGTCATCGCGTGGTGGTGTTGCGCGACCGTCGCAAGATCGCCGAAGTGGTGGGCAAAGCGTCAAACGAAGACAATATCTATCGACTCATCGCGGGGAGCGGCGAATGA
- a CDS encoding ABC transporter substrate-binding protein, translated as MANTRRAACRALGALALCAGFGALTLATPGAYAQDKQITLGFAQVGAESAWRTANTESVKSAAADAKIKLKFSDAQQKQENQIKAIRSYIAQKVDVIAFSPVVESGWEPVLREAKAAKIPVILTDRNIDTKDTSLYVTMIGSDFMEEGRRGGHWLADHFKNDQGPVNIAELQGTVGSAPANDRHSGLLEVIKNDPKFKIIASQSGDFTLAGGKQVMEAFIKTYGNKINVVYAHNDDMALGAIQAMEEAGMHPGKDITVVSFDATKGGFQAMAAGKMNVDVECSPLLGPQLMSAVKDVVAGKPLPKRILTEETVFPMSVAAQTLPTRKY; from the coding sequence ATGGCGAATACACGACGCGCCGCATGTCGTGCGTTGGGCGCGCTCGCACTCTGCGCGGGCTTCGGTGCGCTGACGCTGGCCACGCCGGGCGCTTACGCGCAGGACAAACAGATCACGCTGGGTTTTGCGCAGGTCGGCGCGGAAAGCGCATGGCGAACCGCCAACACCGAGTCGGTCAAGTCCGCGGCGGCCGACGCGAAGATCAAGCTCAAATTTTCCGACGCCCAGCAAAAGCAGGAAAACCAGATCAAGGCGATCCGCTCCTACATCGCGCAAAAAGTCGACGTGATCGCGTTTTCGCCGGTCGTCGAGTCGGGCTGGGAACCGGTGCTGCGCGAGGCTAAAGCCGCGAAGATTCCGGTGATTCTCACCGACCGCAACATCGATACGAAAGACACCTCGCTCTACGTGACGATGATCGGCTCGGACTTCATGGAAGAAGGTCGGCGCGGTGGTCATTGGCTCGCAGATCACTTTAAAAACGATCAAGGCCCGGTCAACATCGCTGAACTTCAGGGAACGGTCGGGTCGGCGCCTGCCAACGACCGGCACTCGGGTCTCCTCGAAGTAATCAAGAACGATCCCAAGTTCAAGATCATTGCGTCGCAAAGCGGCGACTTCACGCTCGCCGGCGGCAAGCAGGTCATGGAAGCGTTTATAAAGACATATGGAAATAAAATAAATGTAGTTTATGCGCATAACGACGATATGGCGCTCGGCGCCATCCAGGCGATGGAAGAGGCCGGCATGCATCCGGGCAAGGACATCACCGTCGTTTCGTTCGACGCGACCAAGGGCGGCTTCCAGGCCATGGCTGCGGGCAAGATGAACGTCGATGTGGAGTGCAGTCCGCTGCTCGGGCCGCAATTGATGTCGGCGGTGAAAGATGTGGTGGCCGGCAAGCCGCTGCCCAAGCGTATCCTGACGGAAGAGACAGTCTTCCCGATGAGCGTCGCCGCGCAGACACTGCCGACGCGCAAGTACTGA
- a CDS encoding alpha-ketoglutarate-dependent dioxygenase AlkB family protein, with amino-acid sequence MTDLFADFSDALPAPDVDWHSDWLSPEVAARALTQLIDEVEWRQDMMGTPAGRVPLPRLTAWQGERDAVYVYSGIRNVPQAWTPTVAQLKSAVESICNAHFNSVLINRYRSGTDSMGWHADREPELGTRPVIASVSLGVARTFDLRHNKTGVVQSFSLKGGSLLVMKGNTQADWRHRVPKEPRVAGERINLTFRWVTPRAGVG; translated from the coding sequence ATGACGGATCTCTTTGCGGATTTTTCCGATGCTCTGCCGGCGCCCGACGTCGACTGGCATTCCGATTGGCTGTCGCCTGAAGTGGCGGCACGGGCCTTGACGCAACTCATCGACGAAGTCGAATGGCGTCAGGACATGATGGGCACGCCTGCCGGGCGTGTGCCGCTGCCACGGCTGACCGCCTGGCAAGGCGAGCGTGACGCCGTTTATGTCTACTCGGGTATTCGCAACGTGCCACAAGCGTGGACACCGACCGTCGCCCAACTGAAGTCCGCCGTGGAGTCGATTTGCAACGCGCATTTTAATAGCGTGCTGATCAACCGCTACCGCAGCGGCACGGACAGCATGGGCTGGCATGCGGATCGCGAGCCCGAACTCGGCACGCGGCCGGTGATCGCCTCGGTGAGCCTGGGCGTCGCACGCACGTTTGATCTGCGGCATAACAAGACCGGCGTCGTGCAGTCTTTTTCGCTGAAGGGCGGCAGCTTGCTGGTGATGAAGGGCAACACGCAGGCGGATTGGCGGCATCGGGTGCCGAAGGAGCCGCGCGTGGCGGGCGAGCGCATCAATCTGACGTTTCGATGGGTGACGCCGCGCGCGGGTGTTGGCTGA
- a CDS encoding malonic semialdehyde reductase, whose protein sequence is MILSDQALDQLFREARTHNGWQQKTVDDAVLKQLIELVLLGPTSANSSPGRFVFVKTQEGKEKLRPALSPGNLEKTMAAPVTAIVAMDMAFYEHLPKLFPHADARSWFAGNDKAIADTAFRNSTLQGGYLILAARALGLDTGAMSGFDTAKVDEAFFAGTTVKSNFLINLGYGDPSKLFPRSPRFAFDEAAQIV, encoded by the coding sequence ATGATTCTTTCCGACCAGGCGCTCGATCAGCTTTTCCGAGAAGCGCGCACGCATAACGGCTGGCAGCAAAAAACGGTCGACGACGCCGTGCTCAAGCAACTCATCGAACTCGTGCTGCTCGGCCCGACCTCGGCCAATTCGAGTCCGGGCCGCTTCGTCTTCGTCAAAACGCAGGAGGGCAAGGAGAAGCTGCGCCCGGCTTTGTCGCCAGGCAATCTCGAGAAGACGATGGCAGCGCCGGTCACGGCGATCGTCGCTATGGACATGGCGTTTTACGAGCACCTGCCGAAGCTGTTTCCGCATGCCGATGCGCGCAGCTGGTTTGCCGGTAACGACAAGGCGATCGCCGACACGGCATTTCGCAATTCGACGCTGCAAGGCGGCTATCTGATTCTCGCCGCGCGCGCGCTCGGCCTGGACACGGGTGCAATGTCGGGTTTCGACACCGCCAAGGTCGACGAAGCGTTCTTTGCCGGCACGACCGTGAAGTCGAACTTCCTGATCAATCTGGGCTACGGCGACCCGTCGAAACTGTTCCCGCGCAGCCCGCGCTTCGCTTTCGATGAGGCCGCGCAGATCGTCTGA